The following is a genomic window from Lysinibacillus sp. G4S2.
AATGCAAATCGAATTGTTTATAAACTTTTTGTTCATCCAGAGGATCGAGGGAAAGTCATAGGCAAACAAGGGCGAGTAGCGAAAGCGATTCGTACAATTGTTTATTCAGCGGCGGGTAGTCACCATCAAAAAAAGACCTACGTCGATATATTGGATTGATAGAA
Proteins encoded in this region:
- a CDS encoding KH domain-containing protein; this translates as MKQLIEAIVLPLVDYPEEVRIETDENANRIVYKLFVHPEDRGKVIGKQGRVAKAIRTIVYSAAGSHHQKKTYVDILD